One segment of Mycoplasma sp. E35C DNA contains the following:
- a CDS encoding RelA/SpoT family protein, with protein MDFQSVNARLEDFKEILKQNNYSESSIHKFINAFDFAKHWHGEQKRKSGEPYIIHPLETAIKLAEWKMDDNTIIAGLLHDLLEDTSVEERLIVSTFNKDVLELVKVVTKISLLAKKNREGYLLHNELDYTIRVFSSISKDIRPMIIKIADRFHNLSTINFLKIDRQKLMAQETFDIYAQIAGRLGMYWIKTQLLDLTFKIINPVAFDETQSLINECKLINSARWKSFEQQIIKMLDSNHVHYEMTSRIKGVYSTYKKLSYRHNNIKNIHDIYALRIIVENEFDIYHVLGLIHLNYKYIPKFFKDYVCIPKNNLYQSIHTTVLVDNTQIEIQIRTKNMDRNSHLGLASHWAYKLNQDISENDEYKTEVLNRFQVDIFNENKTQDISLIKNLTKGSLIDVLVANNNKTYSVPASINGLELAYRVDPKQFIFLNKITCFNDSISFDKKLDNGDVITFEYANEIKINNSWLKQIKNPAIKKELISIIDKLNQTELDDKIFLDKLKKFLKNNIISDADIIKRVNILGFKDLTEYINYVNKINFKNNEQYEYFSKNYNWKKTLKQLKANRTKWLFDKSYFSEIPGLDFANIKINKCCSILPFIPSAGIIERNVLSVHSPNCKTLKKTRSAEKIIALRWDNEKLESRPRLFRSYVKIHGAWSGTVINDMLLIIIENQAKIFSLNITKDKKNNTFYAELGIYVQNMKHLNYIMDQIALKDMSFNWNLL; from the coding sequence ATGGATTTTCAATCAGTTAATGCTCGTCTTGAAGATTTCAAAGAAATCTTAAAACAGAATAATTATTCAGAATCTAGTATTCATAAATTTATCAACGCCTTTGATTTTGCCAAACACTGACACGGTGAACAAAAACGTAAGAGCGGTGAACCATATATTATCCACCCACTAGAAACTGCAATTAAACTAGCAGAATGAAAGATGGACGATAATACGATCATTGCTGGATTGTTGCATGATTTATTAGAAGACACAAGCGTTGAAGAACGGCTGATTGTATCAACTTTTAATAAGGATGTTTTAGAACTGGTTAAGGTTGTAACCAAAATTTCGTTATTGGCTAAAAAGAACCGTGAAGGTTATTTATTACATAACGAACTAGATTACACAATCAGGGTTTTTAGTTCAATATCAAAAGACATCAGACCAATGATTATCAAGATTGCTGATCGATTTCATAACTTATCAACAATCAATTTCTTAAAGATTGATCGTCAAAAATTAATGGCTCAAGAAACCTTTGATATTTACGCTCAAATTGCTGGACGATTGGGAATGTATTGGATCAAAACCCAATTGCTAGATCTAACCTTTAAAATCATCAACCCTGTCGCTTTTGATGAAACACAATCATTAATTAATGAATGTAAATTAATTAACAGTGCTCGTTGAAAAAGCTTTGAACAACAGATCATTAAAATGCTTGATAGCAACCATGTTCATTATGAAATGACATCAAGAATTAAGGGTGTATATTCAACGTATAAAAAATTAAGTTATCGTCATAATAACATTAAAAATATTCATGATATTTATGCATTAAGAATCATCGTTGAAAATGAGTTTGATATCTATCATGTTCTAGGTTTAATTCATTTAAATTACAAATACATCCCCAAGTTTTTTAAGGACTATGTTTGTATTCCTAAAAACAATTTATACCAATCAATTCACACGACCGTATTAGTAGATAATACCCAAATCGAAATTCAGATCAGAACCAAGAATATGGATCGTAATTCACACCTTGGTTTAGCATCACACTGAGCTTATAAACTCAACCAAGATATTAGTGAAAATGATGAATATAAAACTGAAGTATTAAACCGTTTTCAAGTTGATATTTTTAATGAAAATAAAACCCAAGATATTAGTTTAATTAAAAACCTAACTAAGGGATCATTAATTGACGTTTTAGTCGCAAATAATAATAAAACTTATTCAGTTCCTGCTTCAATTAATGGATTAGAATTGGCTTATCGAGTTGATCCTAAACAATTTATTTTTTTAAATAAAATTACTTGCTTTAATGATAGTATTTCGTTTGATAAAAAACTTGATAATGGTGATGTAATTACTTTTGAATATGCCAATGAAATTAAGATTAATAATAGTTGGTTAAAACAAATCAAAAACCCAGCCATCAAAAAAGAATTAATCAGCATCATTGATAAATTAAATCAAACTGAATTAGATGACAAAATCTTCTTAGATAAATTAAAAAAATTCCTTAAGAATAATATTATTTCTGATGCTGATATTATCAAGAGAGTTAATATTTTAGGATTCAAAGATTTAACTGAATATATTAATTATGTAAATAAGATAAATTTCAAAAATAACGAGCAATATGAGTATTTTTCAAAAAACTATAACTGAAAAAAGACTCTTAAACAATTAAAAGCAAATCGCACAAAATGGTTATTTGATAAATCTTATTTTTCTGAAATTCCTGGATTGGATTTTGCTAACATTAAAATTAATAAATGTTGTTCGATCTTACCATTTATTCCATCAGCTGGAATTATTGAACGTAATGTTTTAAGTGTGCATTCACCTAACTGTAAGACGCTTAAAAAAACCAGAAGTGCTGAAAAGATTATTGCACTAAGATGGGATAATGAAAAATTAGAATCACGACCAAGATTATTTAGGAGTTATGTCAAGATTCATGGTGCATGGAGTGGAACAGTAATTAATGATATGTTATTAATTATTATTGAAAACCAAGCAAAGATCTTTTCATTAAATATTACTAAGGATAAGAAAAACAATACATTTTATGCTGAATTGGGAATTTATGTGCAAAACATGAAACACCTCAATTACATTATGGACCAGATTGCTTTAAAAGATATGTCGTTTAATTGGAACTTATTATAA
- a CDS encoding CTP synthase yields the protein MKKTKYVFVSGGVYSSVGKGLFIASLASIFKHLGFKINILKLDPYLNVDSGTMSPYEHGEVFVTSDGAETDLDLGYYERFLVQNLSEKSSITSGKIYLNIINKERKGEYLGKTVQLIPHVTNEIKSRIYDASNNNEFDIVFCEIGGTVGDLESLPFIEAIKQIIHENDENDTSFIHVVPIISLTNSELKTKPLQHSLKELNNLGINADFLVVRSKEEFDQNILNKIANSTYLNKNCIFSSIDLKNIYFLPHYLYNQKIHERIANKLNLSINTNQKLDAWDDLVSKINNQANVAKKIAIIGKYTKFKDAYISLIESINLAAHHNGVNLTIDWLEASQYDEANLDEVNNVAKQYDGMIVAGGFGNRGVEGKIKFITAARTNKIPFLGICLGMQLACVEYARNVLKMSDANSAEFDAKTKHPIFKIMDADNKNLGGSLRLGDYLINFKDNSLIKQIYNSNQVYRRHRHRYEFNNDFIDKFNDNNFIISGIYQEKNLVETIELKDHPFFIGCQYHPEFSSNIINVEQLFDSLVKKIKML from the coding sequence ATGAAGAAAACTAAGTATGTATTTGTATCAGGAGGAGTTTATTCTTCTGTTGGTAAGGGATTATTTATTGCTTCATTGGCAAGTATTTTTAAACATCTAGGTTTTAAAATTAATATTTTAAAACTAGATCCATACCTAAATGTGGATTCTGGCACGATGTCACCATACGAACATGGCGAAGTGTTCGTGACATCTGATGGTGCTGAAACTGACTTAGATCTAGGTTATTATGAACGTTTTTTAGTGCAGAATTTATCTGAAAAATCTTCAATTACATCAGGTAAGATTTATCTAAATATTATTAACAAAGAAAGAAAAGGCGAATATTTAGGTAAAACCGTTCAATTAATTCCACATGTAACTAATGAGATTAAATCACGCATCTATGATGCTTCAAATAATAACGAATTTGACATCGTATTTTGTGAGATCGGTGGAACAGTTGGTGATTTAGAATCATTACCATTCATTGAAGCAATTAAACAAATTATTCATGAAAATGATGAGAATGATACTTCGTTTATTCATGTTGTGCCAATCATTAGTTTAACCAATAGTGAACTAAAAACAAAACCATTACAACACTCGTTAAAAGAACTAAATAATTTAGGTATTAATGCTGACTTTTTAGTCGTGCGTTCTAAAGAAGAATTTGATCAAAATATTTTAAATAAAATTGCCAACTCAACATACTTAAATAAGAACTGTATTTTTAGTTCAATTGATTTAAAAAATATCTACTTTTTACCGCATTATTTATACAATCAGAAGATTCATGAACGTATTGCAAATAAACTAAATTTAAGTATTAATACTAACCAAAAATTAGACGCTTGAGATGATCTTGTTTCTAAGATTAATAACCAAGCAAATGTTGCTAAAAAAATTGCGATTATTGGTAAATATACGAAGTTCAAAGATGCATACATTTCTTTAATTGAATCAATCAATTTAGCTGCTCATCATAATGGTGTTAATTTAACAATTGATTGACTAGAAGCTTCGCAATATGATGAAGCCAATCTTGATGAAGTTAATAATGTAGCCAAACAATACGATGGAATGATTGTGGCAGGTGGATTTGGTAACCGTGGGGTTGAAGGTAAGATTAAATTTATTACAGCAGCAAGAACAAACAAAATCCCGTTCTTGGGAATTTGTTTGGGAATGCAACTAGCTTGTGTTGAGTATGCTAGAAATGTCTTAAAGATGAGTGATGCTAATTCTGCTGAATTTGATGCTAAAACCAAACATCCAATTTTTAAAATTATGGATGCAGATAACAAAAACCTTGGTGGTAGTTTAAGATTAGGTGATTATTTAATTAATTTTAAAGATAACAGTTTAATCAAACAGATCTATAATTCTAACCAAGTTTATCGCAGACACCGTCATCGTTATGAATTTAATAATGATTTTATTGATAAGTTTAATGACAATAACTTCATTATTTCAGGAATCTATCAAGAAAAAAACTTAGTTGAAACAATTGAATTAAAAGATCATCCATTCTTTATTGGATGTCAATATCACCCTGAGTTTTCATCTAATATTATTAATGTTGAACAGTTGTTTGATTCCTTAGTTAAAAAAATCAAAATGTTATAA
- a CDS encoding adenine phosphoribosyltransferase, translating to MNDKLISELKKTILTVDNFPKPGVLFYDITPIFLQPELLDQVIEIMAQSAKKAGATMIASPEARGFLFGVPVANKLKLPFVLVRKKNKLPRKTFSASYDLEYGKNNVVEIHQDAIPKDAKVMIIDDLLATAGTVEAISNLINQSNASVAGYSFLIQLKNLDGIKRLDQQKPINFILEY from the coding sequence ATGAACGACAAACTGATTAGTGAATTAAAAAAAACAATTCTTACAGTAGATAATTTTCCTAAACCTGGTGTTTTATTTTATGACATTACACCAATCTTTTTACAACCAGAATTATTAGATCAAGTGATCGAAATAATGGCACAAAGTGCTAAAAAAGCAGGAGCAACAATGATTGCTTCGCCAGAAGCTAGAGGGTTCTTATTTGGGGTGCCTGTGGCTAATAAATTAAAACTACCATTTGTTTTAGTGCGTAAGAAAAATAAGTTACCAAGAAAAACTTTCAGTGCTTCTTATGATCTAGAATATGGCAAAAACAATGTTGTTGAAATCCACCAAGACGCCATCCCAAAAGATGCTAAAGTGATGATTATTGACGATCTATTAGCAACAGCTGGAACAGTAGAAGCAATCAGCAATCTGATCAATCAATCAAATGCGAGTGTGGCTGGATATAGTTTTTTAATCCAATTAAAAAACTTAGATGGAATTAAACGTTTAGATCAACAAAAACCAATTAATTTTATCCTTGAATATTAA
- a CDS encoding MG319/MPN454 family protein, with translation MASKKRHRFLWGLLGFIAFLILLILFIYIFYAFLWFDKKTNPINIWNSFFSDQALGWFKPNTRWEWGQSTYEKYATTLPDSGSLFGTSDKVRDWLYSSNIVGNNPSVKVGLFGFAIPLLIGLLFSIISAVITYFLLRFIIKLIAKSAKNKKQIKQKKEAKQQAQPNPWAQQAGPQFNYNKPDYASVTKEFYDASSNQTMSFPKYDPGQDWKALAQGANPADREREYNEYMAAKTRTMEYTKK, from the coding sequence ATGGCTTCTAAAAAAAGACACCGATTCTTATGGGGTTTATTAGGTTTTATAGCGTTCTTAATCCTTTTAATCCTCTTTATATACATCTTTTATGCTTTCTTATGATTTGATAAGAAAACAAACCCAATAAATATTTGAAATAGCTTTTTTTCAGATCAAGCATTAGGATGATTTAAACCTAATACGAGATGAGAATGAGGACAATCAACATACGAAAAGTATGCAACAACTTTACCAGATAGTGGTTCGTTATTTGGAACATCTGATAAAGTTAGAGATTGATTATATTCTTCAAATATTGTTGGAAATAATCCAAGTGTTAAAGTAGGGTTGTTTGGCTTTGCTATTCCATTATTAATTGGATTGTTATTTAGTATTATTTCGGCTGTTATTACTTACTTCTTATTAAGATTTATCATTAAATTAATTGCTAAATCAGCTAAGAATAAAAAACAAATCAAACAGAAAAAAGAAGCTAAACAACAAGCTCAACCAAATCCGTGAGCACAACAAGCAGGTCCACAATTTAATTACAACAAACCAGATTATGCATCAGTAACCAAAGAATTTTATGATGCATCATCTAATCAAACAATGAGCTTTCCTAAATATGATCCTGGTCAGGATTGAAAAGCGTTAGCCCAAGGTGCAAATCCAGCCGACAGAGAACGTGAATATAATGAATACATGGCAGCTAAAACTAGAACCATGGAATATACAAAGAAATAG
- the greA gene encoding transcription elongation factor GreA gives MSKSNKHLLTQEGLAKIQAELRHLVDVKRPEIIRLIQEAREQGDLSENADYDAAKASQSEIEGRIKEIQDILNSYEIIKESDTREKKVIVGSKVTIYDHIEKCDFTYEIVGPIESDPANNKISHESPLAKAIMDHKEGESAEVRGIEHPYKVTIKKITL, from the coding sequence ATGTCAAAATCGAATAAACACTTATTAACCCAAGAAGGTCTAGCTAAAATTCAAGCTGAATTAAGACACTTAGTTGATGTTAAACGTCCTGAAATTATCCGTTTAATTCAAGAAGCTAGAGAACAAGGTGACTTATCTGAAAACGCTGACTATGATGCAGCTAAAGCTAGTCAATCAGAAATCGAAGGTCGAATTAAAGAAATTCAAGATATTTTAAATTCTTATGAGATCATCAAAGAATCTGATACTAGAGAAAAGAAAGTAATTGTTGGTTCTAAGGTAACGATTTATGACCACATTGAAAAGTGTGATTTCACTTATGAAATTGTTGGTCCGATTGAAAGTGATCCAGCAAACAATAAGATTTCTCACGAATCTCCACTAGCTAAAGCAATCATGGATCACAAAGAAGGTGAATCAGCTGAAGTAAGAGGAATTGAACATCCTTACAAGGTAACAATTAAGAAAATTACACTTTAA